A region from the Rufibacter sp. DG15C genome encodes:
- a CDS encoding TonB-dependent receptor, which translates to MEKNLYCSLKERAKRMVAVLLLLTVTFSSAVAAAKGNEPTALQKARITISLTNGTLQDFIKKVEAETSFKFTFDENEIPQKTSISVKAIDEPLDKVLDKVSSTSDLEFKQISNNIHVRSKKRPVSQPKAYAVQQNVFQVTGKVSDENGAGLPGVTVLAKGTTNATSTDVNGNYAITLPNGSGALTFSYIGYLTKEVAVENRTVISTSLAPDAKTLQEVVVIGYGTQEKQDITGAVAVVSEEAFVSRPNTQVGQLIQGKAAGVQVLTNSGKPSAGFSIRVRGTGSLNASSEPLYVVDGVPASDTRSINPADIESISVLKDAASAAIYGAQGANGVVLITTKKGKSEKPTFEFGTYTGFSQVWNTLDVLNGEQYRDLMTELGQNTDWARYTENTDWQKEVFQNGRSVNYQLAVSGKSEKTNYYISGGWMEQNGAVRSSTMDRGSFKVNLDQKLNNWLNVGTNLSYVRYHDVDVADNQAVNQGGVILGVLSTPPVIGVYNPNGTFTSNPFQDWENPISSTDGSDRNYKNQRVLGNVYGEVNILDGLKYRSSLGIDYINATNDYFLDPFRTSYGRARQGIGRYGTNLTNYWILDNTLSYTKTLDKHNFSVMVGGVLQKYRWENASIERTGFAGSSVTTPGAGATIQSASADKSEEANSSFISRVTYDFASKYLLTANFRADASSSFGPGNRIGYFPSFSLGWRLSEENFIPLPDFVNDLKLRLGWGMVGNDNIGSNAYRGLVGVGANYPIGGVILPGTYPSTIENRDLKWEASNQTNIGVDLAVLNSRIMLSADAYLKKTTDLLFRAPIPHSTGLDNGLTNIARLENKGLEFQLTTHNLVNDFVWDTDFNISFNRNEIIDILGETLINGGVASRGDISYTKAGGPIALMYGYRYGGVDPATGMAYYLDKNGESTFTPATDDRAVIGNPNPDFIYGMTNSFSFKNFGLSVFLQGSQGNDIFNATRIEMESMSDPKNQSVDVVNRWRKPGDITNIPKAVWANTDNTRLSDRFVEDGSYLRVKTLTLSYDLPGTLLSKVKMSSVRLYATGENLLTLTNYSGFDPEVNAFGGSNLVQGIDFGTYPQTRNLIIGLNISF; encoded by the coding sequence ATGGAAAAAAACCTTTACTGTTCATTAAAAGAGCGTGCCAAGAGAATGGTGGCTGTTCTTTTACTGCTTACGGTCACCTTTTCCTCGGCGGTGGCCGCGGCAAAAGGCAATGAACCTACGGCTCTTCAAAAAGCCCGCATTACCATCTCTCTTACCAATGGCACTTTGCAGGACTTCATCAAGAAAGTAGAGGCTGAAACGTCTTTCAAGTTCACCTTTGATGAAAATGAAATCCCGCAGAAGACCTCCATTTCTGTAAAAGCAATAGATGAGCCCCTAGACAAAGTGTTGGACAAGGTAAGCTCAACGTCAGACTTGGAGTTCAAGCAAATCAGCAACAACATACACGTACGGTCCAAGAAAAGACCCGTTTCTCAGCCAAAAGCCTATGCCGTACAGCAAAACGTATTTCAGGTAACCGGTAAGGTCTCTGATGAGAACGGAGCCGGTCTACCAGGGGTAACCGTATTGGCGAAAGGAACCACCAATGCTACCTCCACAGACGTGAACGGTAATTACGCCATTACCCTTCCCAACGGGTCAGGGGCCCTCACGTTTTCCTACATTGGCTACTTGACCAAAGAAGTAGCGGTAGAGAACCGCACAGTCATTAGCACCAGCCTTGCCCCAGACGCCAAAACCCTGCAAGAAGTAGTGGTTATTGGGTATGGTACCCAAGAGAAGCAAGACATTACCGGTGCAGTAGCAGTTGTTTCTGAGGAGGCCTTTGTGTCTAGACCTAATACCCAGGTAGGGCAATTGATTCAAGGCAAAGCCGCTGGGGTGCAGGTATTAACCAACTCTGGAAAGCCTTCGGCGGGGTTCAGCATCAGGGTTAGGGGAACAGGTTCTTTGAATGCCAGCAGTGAACCCTTGTATGTGGTGGACGGCGTACCAGCCTCAGATACCAGATCTATCAACCCGGCAGACATAGAAAGCATTTCTGTCTTGAAAGATGCGGCTTCTGCTGCTATTTATGGAGCGCAGGGAGCCAACGGGGTAGTCCTCATCACCACTAAAAAGGGCAAGTCAGAAAAGCCCACCTTTGAGTTTGGTACCTATACCGGCTTCTCTCAGGTGTGGAATACCCTGGATGTATTAAACGGCGAGCAGTACCGCGACTTGATGACTGAGCTAGGACAGAACACGGACTGGGCGCGTTACACAGAAAATACAGACTGGCAGAAAGAGGTCTTTCAAAATGGCCGTTCCGTTAATTACCAGTTAGCGGTGTCTGGAAAGTCAGAGAAGACCAATTACTACATTTCTGGCGGTTGGATGGAGCAGAATGGCGCCGTGCGCAGCTCTACCATGGATAGAGGAAGTTTCAAGGTGAACCTGGACCAGAAGCTTAACAATTGGTTGAACGTGGGCACCAACTTGAGCTATGTGCGCTACCATGACGTAGACGTGGCAGACAACCAGGCCGTCAACCAGGGCGGGGTTATTTTGGGCGTGTTGTCAACGCCTCCGGTAATTGGTGTGTACAACCCTAACGGTACGTTTACCAGCAACCCCTTCCAAGACTGGGAGAACCCTATTTCTTCAACAGACGGCTCTGACCGCAACTACAAAAACCAGCGTGTCTTAGGAAATGTGTATGGGGAGGTTAACATCCTGGATGGCCTTAAATACCGCTCTAGCTTAGGTATTGACTATATCAATGCTACCAATGACTATTTCCTAGATCCGTTCAGAACCAGCTATGGCCGCGCCAGACAAGGCATTGGCCGGTACGGCACCAACCTCACCAACTACTGGATTCTGGACAATACCTTGTCCTATACCAAGACCCTAGACAAACACAATTTTAGTGTAATGGTGGGCGGCGTATTGCAGAAATACAGATGGGAAAACGCCTCTATTGAACGGACAGGCTTTGCAGGTTCTTCTGTGACTACCCCGGGCGCGGGAGCTACCATTCAGTCTGCCAGCGCAGATAAAAGTGAAGAAGCCAACAGTTCTTTCATTAGCCGGGTTACCTATGACTTTGCCAGTAAGTACTTGCTGACTGCCAATTTCAGGGCAGATGCTTCTTCCTCTTTTGGGCCAGGAAACAGGATTGGGTACTTCCCTTCTTTCTCTTTGGGCTGGAGACTTTCTGAGGAGAACTTTATTCCTCTGCCAGATTTCGTGAATGATTTAAAACTGCGTCTAGGTTGGGGCATGGTGGGCAATGACAACATTGGCAGCAACGCGTACCGCGGCTTGGTGGGCGTGGGAGCCAACTATCCAATTGGCGGCGTCATCCTGCCCGGCACGTATCCTTCTACCATTGAGAACCGGGACCTGAAGTGGGAGGCCTCTAACCAAACCAACATTGGGGTAGACCTTGCGGTGTTAAATTCAAGGATCATGCTTTCAGCTGATGCTTACCTCAAAAAAACCACCGATCTTCTGTTCAGAGCACCTATTCCGCACTCAACTGGCTTGGACAACGGCTTGACCAACATTGCCAGGCTAGAGAACAAAGGGCTTGAGTTTCAATTAACCACGCACAACCTGGTGAATGATTTTGTATGGGACACAGATTTCAACATTTCCTTCAACCGTAATGAGATCATTGACATCCTTGGTGAGACCTTGATCAACGGTGGCGTGGCCAGCAGAGGCGACATCAGTTACACCAAAGCCGGTGGGCCCATTGCCTTGATGTATGGTTACCGGTATGGCGGGGTAGATCCAGCCACCGGTATGGCATATTACCTGGATAAAAACGGGGAGAGCACGTTCACGCCTGCCACAGATGACAGAGCGGTCATTGGTAACCCCAACCCAGATTTCATTTATGGCATGACCAACTCTTTCTCCTTCAAGAACTTTGGGTTGAGCGTATTCTTGCAAGGCTCACAGGGCAATGACATTTTCAACGCCACCCGCATTGAGATGGAGAGCATGTCTGACCCTAAAAACCAGTCTGTGGATGTGGTCAACCGCTGGAGAAAACCCGGAGACATCACCAACATCCCTAAAGCAGTTTGGGCCAATACTGACAACACCCGTCTGTCTGACAGATTTGTGGAGGACGGTTCCTACCTGCGGGTAAAGACCCTCACCTTAAGCTATGACTTGCCAGGTACCTTGCTCTCTAAGGTCAAGATGAGTTCTGTGCGGTTGTACGCCACCGGTGAGAACCTCTTGACGCTTACCAACTACAGCGGTTTTGACCCAGAGGTGAACGCCTTCGGCGGAAGCAACCTGGTGCAGGGCATTGATTTTGGTACGTACCCGCAGACGCGCAATTTGATTATTGGTCTCAACATTTCATTTTAA